From a region of the Pseudomonadaceae bacterium SI-3 genome:
- a CDS encoding LysR family transcriptional regulator, with translation MQIDEELTLKKLEVFLAFMRSGNLSKAAAELNTSNVSVHRAIHSLESALRCPLFKHEGRNLIPLESAYVLEERAQKLVQDVLETVRQTREAAGFSAERFKLGALYSLTVKTVPQLIMGLKLRRSELNIDLILGSNVDLFYKLKNMELDAILVSLNDSVSHDPDCAQLPLFADDIFLAAPADSPFAQQAEVDLSDLRDATFITLSQGFATHQDGNRVFQQAGFEPKVAMQVNDIFTLMSMVNSGVGYALLPGRVGMVYEARVKLVPLQARYHLQQHIGVVFLKAKERDPNLLALLAECRMYSLKNPS, from the coding sequence ATGCAGATCGATGAAGAACTCACGCTGAAAAAGCTGGAGGTGTTTCTGGCCTTCATGCGCAGCGGCAATCTGAGCAAAGCGGCCGCCGAGCTGAACACCAGCAATGTCAGCGTGCACCGCGCCATCCACTCATTGGAGAGCGCCCTGCGCTGCCCGCTGTTCAAGCACGAGGGGCGCAACCTGATCCCATTGGAGAGCGCCTACGTACTGGAAGAACGCGCGCAGAAGCTGGTTCAGGACGTGCTTGAGACGGTGCGCCAGACCCGGGAGGCGGCGGGGTTCTCGGCCGAGCGGTTCAAGCTCGGCGCGCTGTATTCGTTGACGGTGAAAACCGTGCCGCAGCTGATCATGGGGCTGAAGCTGCGCCGTAGCGAACTCAACATCGACCTGATCCTCGGCTCCAACGTGGACCTTTTCTACAAACTGAAGAACATGGAGCTGGACGCGATCCTTGTGTCGCTCAACGACAGCGTCAGCCATGACCCGGACTGTGCACAGCTGCCCCTGTTTGCCGACGACATCTTCCTCGCCGCGCCGGCTGATTCGCCGTTCGCGCAACAGGCGGAAGTCGACTTGAGCGATCTGCGCGACGCCACCTTCATTACGCTTTCACAAGGCTTCGCCACCCATCAGGACGGCAATCGGGTATTCCAGCAGGCAGGCTTCGAGCCCAAGGTGGCGATGCAGGTCAATGACATTTTCACCTTGATGAGCATGGTCAATTCGGGGGTGGGCTATGCGCTATTGCCCGGTCGGGTGGGGATGGTCTACGAGGCGCGGGTCAAGCTGGTGCCGTTGCAGGCGCGGTATCACCTGCAACAGCACATCGGCGTGGTGTTTCTGAAGGCCAAGGAACGCGATCCCAACCTGCTCGCGCTCCTGGCCGAATGCCGCATGTACAGCCTCAAGAATCCAAGCTGA
- the madM gene encoding malonate transporter subunit MadM, with product MYESLLKVVSGYGLISGFAIIGATMWFSYWLSDKLTKGRLHGSAVAILIGLLLSYIGGVMTGGQKGLVDIALFSGIGLLGGSMLRDFAIVATGFGVSVEELKRAGMVGVLALFVGVFSSFIAGVSVAMAFGYTDAVSLTTIGTGAVTYIVGPVTGAAIGASSEVMALSIAAGLVKAILVMIATPFFAPMIGLNNPRAAVIFGGLIGTSSGVAGGLAATDAKLVPYGCLTAAFYTALGCLLGPSLLFFIMRGLLG from the coding sequence ATGTACGAATCTCTACTCAAGGTCGTCTCCGGCTACGGTCTGATCAGCGGCTTCGCCATCATCGGCGCCACCATGTGGTTCTCCTACTGGCTGTCGGACAAACTCACCAAGGGTCGTCTGCACGGCTCGGCGGTGGCCATCCTCATCGGTCTGTTGCTGTCCTACATCGGCGGCGTGATGACCGGCGGACAGAAAGGCCTGGTTGATATCGCGCTGTTCTCCGGCATTGGCTTGCTGGGCGGCTCGATGCTGCGGGACTTCGCAATTGTCGCCACTGGCTTCGGCGTCAGCGTCGAGGAACTCAAGCGCGCCGGGATGGTGGGCGTGCTGGCATTGTTCGTCGGCGTGTTCTCGTCGTTTATTGCGGGCGTCTCGGTGGCCATGGCGTTCGGCTACACCGATGCGGTCAGTCTGACCACCATCGGCACCGGCGCAGTGACGTACATCGTCGGCCCGGTAACCGGCGCGGCGATTGGCGCCAGCTCGGAGGTGATGGCGCTGTCCATCGCGGCGGGCCTGGTCAAGGCGATTCTGGTGATGATCGCGACGCCGTTCTTCGCACCGATGATCGGTTTGAACAACCCGCGCGCGGCGGTGATCTTCGGCGGCTTGATCGGCACGTCCAGTGGCGTCGCCGGTGGACTGGCGGCGACCGACGCCAAGCTGGTGCCCTACGGTTGCCTCACCGCGGCGTTCTATACCGCACTCGGCTGCCTGCTTGGCCCGTCGCTGCTGTTCTTCATCATGCGCGGACTGCTGGGCTGA
- the madL gene encoding malonate transporter subunit MadL yields MIIFGVAFLALCTLTGIFVGELLGKLIGVPANVGGVGIAMVLLILLGSYLKSRGLFTMDSEQGVKFWSAVYIPIVVAMAAQQNVYGALSGGPMAILAGVAAVAIAFALVPVLDRIGRKKLEADEAKPLTNEG; encoded by the coding sequence ATGATTATCTTCGGTGTGGCCTTCCTGGCCTTGTGCACCCTGACAGGCATCTTCGTCGGTGAACTGTTGGGCAAACTGATTGGCGTCCCTGCCAACGTCGGCGGCGTCGGTATCGCCATGGTGCTACTGATTCTGCTTGGCAGCTATCTCAAGTCGCGTGGCCTGTTCACGATGGATTCGGAGCAGGGCGTCAAGTTCTGGAGCGCCGTCTACATCCCGATCGTGGTCGCCATGGCGGCGCAGCAGAACGTGTATGGCGCCCTCAGCGGTGGCCCGATGGCCATCCTCGCCGGCGTCGCCGCGGTGGCCATCGCCTTTGCCCTGGTACCGGTGCTCGACCGGATCGGCCGAAAAAAGCTTGAAGCCGATGAAGCCAAACCACTGACCAACGAGGGCTAA
- the mdcH gene encoding malonate decarboxylase subunit epsilon: protein MSSLFAFPGQGAQKPGMLHRLPQEPEVLDCLQQASDVLGEDALTLDSEAALASTRSVQLCLLIAGVAGARLLMRGGQAPDYVAGLSIGAYAAAVVAGSLDYRDAVRLVALRGELMQQAYPQGYGMTAILGLSLTAVEGLLAEAEEPVYLANINADNQLVIAGSDAAMAALAVRARALGASCARRLAMSVPSHCALLAEPARQLAEAFAAVELRAPRIRYLSGSSARPVFDAERLRDDLAFNMCRVVDWHGTLRTAYERGVRLHIELPPGSVLTGLARRVFEQGTLIAFDGARLDTLDALLRQEGSQSR from the coding sequence ATGAGCAGCCTGTTCGCCTTTCCTGGCCAGGGTGCGCAGAAGCCTGGCATGTTGCATCGCCTACCGCAGGAGCCGGAGGTACTGGACTGTCTGCAGCAGGCCAGCGATGTGCTTGGCGAAGATGCGCTGACGCTGGACAGCGAAGCGGCTCTGGCTTCGACCCGTTCCGTGCAGCTGTGCCTGCTGATTGCCGGTGTTGCCGGTGCTCGATTATTGATGCGGGGCGGCCAGGCGCCCGACTACGTCGCAGGTCTGTCGATCGGCGCCTACGCCGCAGCCGTGGTGGCCGGCTCGCTGGACTATCGGGACGCCGTGCGGCTGGTCGCGCTGCGCGGTGAGCTGATGCAGCAGGCCTACCCGCAAGGCTACGGCATGACGGCCATCCTCGGCCTGTCACTGACTGCAGTTGAAGGCCTGCTGGCCGAGGCCGAGGAACCTGTGTACCTGGCCAATATCAATGCCGACAACCAGCTCGTGATTGCCGGTAGCGATGCGGCCATGGCTGCGTTGGCCGTGCGCGCCAGGGCTCTTGGTGCTTCCTGCGCGCGGCGCCTGGCGATGAGCGTGCCCTCGCATTGCGCGCTTCTGGCGGAGCCGGCGCGGCAGCTTGCCGAAGCCTTTGCTGCCGTCGAGCTGCGTGCCCCGCGGATTCGCTATCTGAGCGGCTCGTCAGCACGCCCGGTATTCGATGCTGAGCGTCTGCGAGACGACCTGGCTTTCAACATGTGCCGCGTCGTCGACTGGCACGGCACCCTGCGCACCGCCTACGAACGCGGCGTGCGTTTGCATATCGAATTGCCCCCCGGCTCGGTACTGACCGGCCTGGCGCGGCGGGTTTTTGAACAAGGTACGCTGATCGCCTTTGACGGCGCCCGGTTGGACACACTGGACGCCTTGCTGCGTCAGGAGGGCAGCCAGAGCCGATAG
- a CDS encoding phosphoribosyl-dephospho-CoA transferase has translation MHDMTRPHDLLWGMTPAQLPADAPDWARQVVDAGQPVVVRRAVVASGQIAVGLRGSRREERYASVMVASAVLRRVRPEQLVERLPITELPALCALAELKPALDVLGLCWGVTGSVGYQLATGLPTAHADSDLDLLLRTPLALSRPRARELQRLLDEAPCRVDMQLETPAGAIALREWAGHSPRVLVKCATGARLVRDPWAPEELAA, from the coding sequence ATGCATGACATGACACGCCCCCATGACCTGCTCTGGGGCATGACCCCAGCGCAGTTGCCCGCAGATGCGCCCGATTGGGCGCGTCAGGTGGTCGATGCCGGCCAGCCGGTCGTGGTCCGCCGGGCCGTGGTGGCAAGCGGTCAGATTGCGGTGGGCCTACGCGGCAGCCGCCGTGAAGAGCGCTACGCCTCGGTGATGGTGGCGAGCGCGGTGCTGAGGCGCGTGCGTCCGGAGCAGCTTGTCGAGCGGCTGCCCATTACCGAACTACCGGCGCTGTGTGCGCTGGCTGAGCTGAAGCCAGCGCTCGATGTGCTCGGTCTGTGCTGGGGTGTCACGGGTTCGGTCGGCTACCAACTGGCGACCGGGCTGCCGACGGCCCATGCCGACAGCGACCTCGATCTCTTGCTGCGCACGCCCCTGGCGCTCTCACGCCCCAGAGCGCGGGAACTCCAGCGCTTGTTAGACGAGGCGCCTTGCCGCGTCGATATGCAGCTGGAAACCCCCGCCGGTGCGATTGCCTTGCGCGAATGGGCCGGTCACTCGCCCCGAGTGTTGGTCAAGTGCGCTACCGGCGCGCGGCTTGTACGCGATCCGTGGGCCCCTGAGGAGCTGGCCGCATGA
- the mdcE gene encoding biotin-independent malonate decarboxylase subunit gamma, with protein MSRGLNWLQALAGGQALAGYPASVKVVDGTLADRTARYIAVVPDPENPFPRARNGEVGLLEGWALGQALDEVIEADRDKADKRVVVAIVDVPSQAYGRREEALGIHQALAGAVDGYARARLAGHPVVSLLVGKAMSGAFLAHGYQAQRIIALRDPGVMVHAMGKAAAARITLRSVEELEALAESVPPMAYDIDNYATLGLLWETLSVDSIEQPSAGDLQQVRDRLQQAVADIGNSTDLRGRLGAPNREASSRVRDLLREQW; from the coding sequence ATGAGCCGTGGACTGAACTGGTTGCAAGCCTTGGCCGGCGGTCAGGCACTGGCGGGCTACCCGGCCTCGGTAAAGGTGGTCGATGGCACCCTCGCTGACCGTACCGCCCGCTATATCGCCGTGGTGCCGGATCCCGAGAATCCCTTCCCGCGCGCGCGCAACGGCGAGGTCGGCCTGTTGGAAGGCTGGGCGCTGGGTCAGGCGCTGGACGAGGTAATCGAGGCGGACCGCGACAAGGCGGACAAGCGCGTGGTGGTCGCCATCGTCGACGTGCCGAGCCAGGCCTATGGCCGTCGCGAGGAGGCGCTGGGCATCCATCAGGCGCTGGCCGGTGCGGTGGACGGTTATGCCCGGGCGCGCCTGGCTGGGCATCCGGTGGTCTCGTTGCTGGTGGGCAAGGCGATGTCCGGAGCCTTTCTGGCCCACGGTTATCAGGCCCAGCGGATCATCGCCCTGCGCGATCCGGGCGTGATGGTGCATGCCATGGGCAAGGCCGCCGCGGCGCGTATCACCCTGCGCAGCGTCGAGGAGCTGGAAGCCCTGGCCGAATCGGTGCCGCCGATGGCCTATGACATCGACAACTACGCGACCCTCGGTTTGCTCTGGGAAACCCTCTCGGTGGACAGCATCGAGCAGCCGTCAGCCGGTGATCTGCAGCAGGTGCGTGACCGCCTACAGCAGGCCGTCGCAGACATCGGCAACAGCACTGACCTGCGCGGTCGTCTCGGCGCGCCGAACCGTGAGGCCTCGTCGCGTGTGCGCGACCTGCTGCGTGAGCAGTGGTAG